The genomic segment atttgggcccgCGGAGTGCAAATAAGTTCTGAAGCCGTGAATGGGTTGATCCGAAACGAACCCGATCCAAACCCGAACCAGACTTGAATTTTTTGAGTTGGGTCCGGATTATACATGAATTCAATCCGACCTGAATGACCTGCTAGATCAGAAATTGTAGAAGTGAATCCGACCGAATTTGACCTGATCTTCTATCGGGTCAGGTTTGGGTCTAAAATTAAGATCCGAATCAAGAATTGGGTTGGCTCGGGGGTCATTCGTGATCCGATCCGACCTAATCAGACCTATTTGCACCCCTAATAATACCAAAGGGCGTTGTGGCGCGTGGCCACTAACAATTTGTATCATGTAGACACGACTCTTAACGTTAATACAAGGCCGTCCGGGTACAACAACATACCAGTACTTGAACCCCGTATCGGCATTATCGTAGCGGTTTCGGTTATTAATCTCCCCGGACGGTTCTATCGGGCGATCCCGAGGAGACGGCGACTCCAAAATCTTCtccctctcgctctctctctctctgaagcAGGCATGGAGAAGGGCAAGGGCTTGGCTCGAAGATGGGCGGTGGAGTTCGCGGAGAGCCCCTCGTCGTCCTCCTACCACGTTCCTGACCCTCTCGGTTTCAGTCGATCCTCGCAAGATCTCGtaatctcctctctctctctctctaatatttgcggttttatttgcatatttagcgATTTTTGGTTTCAACCGATCCTTACAAGATCTCGtaatctcctctctctctctctctctctctctctctctctctctccaatctTTGCGGTTTTGCCTGCGTATTTagcgatttttttttaatatgtggAGATTTGGCTCTTTGGGCAGGACGATGCGAACGGGGGCCGGCAGAAGAAGGACGCCGAAGCGGCCTGGAAGGCGCAGGTACGAGGGTTAGGGGTTTCCCTGTGGATGTCATTTGATGCTTGAGAGAGAGCTTTCTTTCTTAACGAGAGAATTGGGCATTGATAAAGGTTTTTCGGTGACGTGGAATGGGAAAAGAGTACTTTTTTTATTTGGGTGCTTCGGTTCCGATTTTTTACTTTTATGATGCTTTGATAAGTGAACATCATTTTTTATTCTAGATGAGGATTCAGATAAAATACCTATTCTAGTAAGTTTCTTTTCTGTGTTTTGGGGTGAAAATTTAGTAATTTAACTTTTTTTATGCTGAATTAGGTTGGATAATTCTGTACTGCATGGTTAACTATATGAGTGCTATTCATATTTTTGAATACTGGATCAAGGTTAATGTTGACAAGAATTAATGTTAACTGTACTCGTAAACCACTGCCATTAGATTGATTTTTGGTGTGGATGATTGCATTATTTTGATTAGGGAACGTGATTAAGCTGTTTGTTAATGTTGTTATGTTGATACTCCTTTATTATGTTGACGGATTTTATTCTAATCTGAACCAGTGTCAGTTTTTTAGAGACATAACCATATGTAAAGGGACAAGAGGTAGGGCTGTAGGGGGATATAACATGAATATTTTTAAACCAGGAAATTAACTACAGCCATGGCCTTGTGATTGGTCCCTAGTTTGGTGAAATTCTTAAACTGCTTTGAAGAATTAGAATCAAACTTAGGAGACTAAAAAGTTTTAGAGAACATGGTTTATATCGGGCAGAGGCGTTATTGTTTCTGTTGCTAAGAGTACCACTAACTTGTCCTTCTACCTTATAGCCTAGACCTACTAGCCAAGACTTCTGGGCTCATATAAAGTATCACCTAAAACTGGCTTATGGTGTCAGATTTACTGTACATATGAGTAATTTGTTTTTTGTGtgtcatttctttattttttgggaAGTTGGAATTTTTTTGTAAGataaaaattgaagtttacAGGTTTTGAAAAGATTAAAAGTTTTGATGGAGGTCTAACTATTGCATTATATAAGTTCTTTATCAGTTGATTGTCATGTGCTAAATTGTTATGAAGTAGTGAGGTGATATGTTGcactcaagaaaaaaaattagacaGTATTTCCATcaattcttttttaattttacataaaaaaattacatttttttcagttttttgcACCATAAATTCACCATAATGACATCCCTAAAGGTCTGTGAGCTACACAGTGTactcaaaaataaaatcaaatttaccttgccttgtttgtttttctttgatttctaagttcTTGAATTGTTCACTTTCTGGTATTATTATACTACATTGAAATGGCTAAAATCGGTGTAGAACTCACTAAAACCACTAAattgtttaaatcaaaatttatttgGCTTTCTTGGTGAAGACCAAAGTGAAAACCAAGTTTTTGGACCAGAGAAGCAATGCATTTAGGATTTATTCAATCTCTACTTTATAGATTGCTTTAGTGTTTCTAATTTGCATTTTGCTTTGTGCTTCAATGCCATTCATCCCACAGCTTGGCTGTTATGAATTGTTCTTTATCATCAGTTTAATCTATTTCACcatgttatttatttttttgggtgAGAAGAAAGCTTGGGAAGTGGCTCAAACCCCTTTTAAGAACTTGTTGATGATGGGATTCATGATGTGGATGGCTGGAAGTACAGTCCATTTATTCAGCATTGGCATCACATTCTCAGCTCTTTGGCAGCCATTAAGTGCCCTTCGAAGTGTTGGAAAGGGTATGATACAACAGTTCAGTTTTATTATTCTCTTGTTATACTTATACATGCATTGGAGGCTTGGTTTGTAATTTCGATATTTGTTTGACCTCTTATGGGCACATCCTGGTCTTCATTACGTTGATTAAATGGTTGTTCTTTTTTATGTAGTAATTGTAAACATAGTCTACCATACTATCCTATAGTACCCGGTACGAAATGTATTGTACCATATTAGGAGAAAACCGATACGAAACTTATCTTCAAGTCGGTACAAGCCTTGTATTGACCGTACTGAGACGTACCGgaataaaaattgagaaaatgatTAGAGAGTTATTTCGATGCAAAGTTGTACCTTACCGTACCGAATCAATAAGGTACCGATACGATTTTCAGTACCAAGATTGTGGACCTTGACTGTAAAAACTAATTGCAGTAGATATTTAGTATGTGAATCAATGATATATCGGTTAAGTGTCAGTCCATTTTAATTCTCGATCTTAATTGCTACATTATACAATCTATAGGGGTCTATAGAATCCAT from the Phoenix dactylifera cultivar Barhee BC4 chromosome 14, palm_55x_up_171113_PBpolish2nd_filt_p, whole genome shotgun sequence genome contains:
- the LOC103707254 gene encoding ER membrane protein complex subunit 4-like isoform X1; translation: MEKGKGLARRWAVEFAESPSSSSYHVPDPLGFSRSSQDLDDANGGRQKKDAEAAWKAQKAWEVAQTPFKNLLMMGFMMWMAGSTVHLFSIGITFSALWQPLSALRSVGKVFEPYKDSRVDTLAPKLLFLALNMAGLALGVWKLNTLGLLPTHASDWVSSLAPAQGVHTKSQQVM
- the LOC103707254 gene encoding ER membrane protein complex subunit 4-like isoform X2 — its product is MEKGKGLARRWAVEFAESPSSSSYHVPDPLGFSRSSQDLDDANGGRQKKDAEAAWKAQKAWEVAQTPFKNLLMMGFMMWMAGSTVHLFSIGITFSALWQPLSALRSVGKVFEPYKDSRVDTLAPKLLFLALNMAGLALGVWKLNTLGLLPTHASDWVSSLAPAQEVEFSSGDI